Proteins from a single region of Haloplanus sp. GDY1:
- a CDS encoding HalOD1 output domain-containing protein, with product MQENSHTESDVTTYDPATGTYTVDYSETSDIELSVTVVHAVLEATGKEPTEVNLNDAIQPDALNRLFGDKHDGTPRSGGTLTFAFAGCEVTVTGDGEIRVDPDP from the coding sequence ATGCAGGAAAATTCACACACTGAGTCCGACGTGACGACGTACGATCCGGCCACCGGGACGTACACCGTCGACTACAGCGAGACGAGCGACATCGAACTGAGCGTCACCGTCGTTCACGCGGTGCTCGAAGCGACGGGAAAGGAGCCGACGGAGGTGAACCTCAACGACGCCATCCAGCCGGACGCGCTGAATCGCCTCTTCGGGGACAAACACGACGGGACGCCCCGCAGCGGCGGGACGCTCACGTTCGCGTTCGCGGGCTGTGAGGTGACGGTGACCGGCGACGGCGAGATCCGCGTGGACCCGGACCCGTAG
- a CDS encoding DUF835 domain-containing protein codes for MGGVNGGSSSDGSPAERSAATLLLGDADGGDAVDRLDATPDSAEALVVSGERSVVDVVDDWRANCGALPAAFGLVTFAEFGRSAAARTGTDDEPSRRSLPGSDITVTAMSDPGNLQRLGTAVTLYLDDWADTGRETLVYVDALDPFVEAGGLESTFQFLHLLEQTVAGTDATLVVRADPSTADERTIDTLRPLFDAVVDGDDSTPPALDADALRELLRNPRRRFVLRSLFEDGGTALDRLASALAARESAAEEPTDAERRRAFTALASVHVPRLAEAGLVVFDRSEERVQLSAAARAADCLDGYLNESLE; via the coding sequence ATGGGGGGAGTGAACGGTGGTTCGTCGAGCGACGGGAGCCCCGCCGAGCGGTCGGCGGCGACGCTGCTGCTGGGGGACGCCGACGGGGGCGACGCAGTCGACCGACTGGACGCGACGCCCGACTCGGCCGAGGCGCTCGTGGTCTCCGGCGAGCGGTCGGTGGTGGACGTCGTCGACGACTGGCGGGCGAACTGCGGGGCGCTGCCGGCGGCGTTCGGCCTGGTCACGTTCGCGGAGTTCGGCCGCTCCGCGGCCGCTCGGACCGGGACCGACGACGAGCCGTCGCGGCGGTCCCTCCCCGGATCGGACATCACGGTGACCGCGATGTCCGATCCGGGCAACCTGCAGCGACTCGGAACGGCAGTCACGCTCTATCTCGACGACTGGGCCGACACCGGCCGGGAGACGCTCGTCTACGTCGACGCGCTCGACCCGTTCGTCGAGGCGGGCGGCCTGGAGTCGACGTTCCAGTTTCTCCACCTCCTGGAACAGACCGTCGCGGGGACGGACGCCACGCTGGTCGTCCGCGCCGACCCGTCGACGGCCGACGAGCGGACGATCGACACGCTCCGGCCGCTGTTCGACGCGGTGGTCGACGGCGACGACTCGACGCCGCCGGCGCTCGACGCCGACGCGCTCCGCGAACTGCTCCGCAACCCCCGCCGTCGGTTCGTGCTTCGCTCGCTGTTCGAGGACGGCGGGACGGCCCTGGATCGGCTGGCGTCGGCGCTCGCGGCCCGGGAGAGCGCCGCCGAGGAGCCCACGGACGCGGAACGGCGACGGGCGTTCACCGCGCTGGCGTCGGTCCACGTCCCGCGACTGGCGGAGGCGGGGCTGGTGGTGTTCGACCGCTCCGAGGAACGCGTCCAGCTCTCCGCGGCCGCGCGGGCCGCCGACTGCCTCGACGGCTACCTGAACGAGTCGCTCGAGTGA
- a CDS encoding molybdopterin-dependent oxidoreductase: protein MSHSDPPADADPDRWPVTVDGAVDDPLSTTAAALPTDASMASSTACAGETAPDRSWRGVRVGTVLDRAGPAADATHGLVHTTDPEYACGFALDRLRSALLATRLAGDPIPTERGGPVRLLVPDADCWERVKWVTGIDVLVGPPGDADTARERVPADG, encoded by the coding sequence ATGTCGCATTCGGACCCGCCGGCCGACGCCGATCCGGACCGCTGGCCCGTGACCGTCGACGGCGCCGTCGACGACCCGCTGTCGACCACGGCCGCCGCCCTCCCGACCGACGCGTCGATGGCGTCCTCGACGGCCTGTGCGGGGGAGACGGCGCCGGACCGGTCGTGGCGCGGCGTCCGCGTCGGGACGGTCCTCGACCGGGCCGGCCCCGCGGCCGACGCGACCCACGGCCTGGTTCACACGACCGATCCCGAGTACGCCTGCGGGTTCGCCCTCGACCGCCTCCGGTCGGCGCTGCTCGCGACCAGGCTGGCGGGGGATCCGATCCCGACGGAGCGTGGCGGCCCCGTCCGTCTGCTGGTCCCCGACGCGGACTGCTGGGAGCGGGTGAAGTGGGTCACCGGAATCGACGTGCTGGTGGGGCCGCCCGGCGACGCCGACACGGCCCGGGAGCGCGTGCCGGCCGACGGCTGA
- a CDS encoding DUF2249 domain-containing protein, translating to MDRKLDLREMPPSERHPKIHDAFDDLESGETLTIVNDHDPKPLFYEFEAERDAFDAENYHTERRGPNEFVAKLPKR from the coding sequence ATGGACCGCAAACTCGACCTGCGCGAGATGCCCCCGAGCGAGCGCCACCCCAAGATCCACGACGCCTTCGACGACCTCGAGTCGGGCGAGACGCTGACCATCGTCAACGACCACGATCCGAAGCCGCTGTTCTACGAGTTCGAGGCCGAACGCGACGCGTTCGACGCCGAGAACTACCACACCGAACGCCGCGGCCCGAACGAGTTCGTGGCGAAACTCCCGAAGCGGTAG
- a CDS encoding S1C family serine protease has translation MVDSDTSRRRFLRAGGLALAAGVAGCGASPPTAADDASSVSPYTRVYRDAIDSVLLVRTDAGSGTGFVYDRRHVVTNAHVVGEASAVDLRTSEGRWHEGDVVGTDPNSDLAVVAVDDLPEASSPLDLAEDPAVVGQEVVAIGNPFDLDGSVTTGIVSGVDRSIPAPTGYSIPDAIQTDAAVNPGNSGGPLAALDGRVVAVINSGGGEDIAFGISAALARRVLPALIETGSFEHAFLGVALTPVTPRLAAANDLDEPRGLLVVDVAPGGPAAGALRSSDPELIDGEGVPVGGDVVLAIDGRATDTTEALGSHLALRTRPGDAVSLTVLRDGSERTVEVELGARPTPGSSDSTR, from the coding sequence ATGGTCGACTCGGACACGAGCAGACGGCGGTTCCTCCGGGCGGGCGGCCTCGCGCTGGCCGCGGGCGTCGCGGGCTGTGGGGCGTCGCCGCCGACGGCCGCGGACGACGCGTCGTCGGTCAGCCCGTACACTCGGGTCTACCGCGACGCCATCGACTCGGTCCTCCTGGTCCGGACGGACGCGGGGAGCGGCACGGGGTTCGTCTACGACCGGCGCCACGTCGTCACGAACGCCCACGTCGTCGGCGAGGCGTCGGCCGTGGATCTCCGGACGAGCGAGGGGCGGTGGCACGAGGGCGACGTCGTCGGCACGGACCCGAACAGCGACCTGGCGGTCGTCGCCGTCGACGACCTGCCCGAGGCGTCCTCGCCGCTCGACCTGGCCGAGGACCCCGCGGTCGTCGGGCAGGAGGTGGTCGCCATCGGCAACCCCTTCGACCTCGACGGCTCGGTCACGACCGGAATCGTCAGCGGCGTCGACCGCTCGATTCCGGCCCCGACCGGCTACAGCATCCCGGACGCCATCCAGACGGACGCGGCGGTCAACCCGGGCAACAGCGGCGGGCCGCTGGCGGCCCTCGACGGCCGGGTCGTCGCCGTCATCAACTCCGGCGGCGGCGAGGACATCGCCTTCGGCATCTCGGCGGCCCTCGCCCGGCGGGTGCTCCCCGCGCTGATCGAAACCGGCTCGTTCGAACACGCCTTCCTCGGCGTCGCGCTGACGCCAGTGACGCCGCGGCTCGCGGCGGCGAACGACCTCGACGAACCGCGGGGGTTGCTGGTCGTCGACGTGGCGCCGGGCGGCCCCGCCGCGGGTGCGCTCCGGTCCAGCGACCCGGAACTGATCGACGGCGAGGGCGTCCCCGTCGGCGGCGACGTGGTGCTGGCCATCGACGGGAGGGCCACGGACACGACGGAGGCGCTCGGGAGCCACCTCGCCCTCCGGACCCGTCCGGGCGATGCCGTCTCGCTGACGGTCCTCCGCGACGGGAGCGAGCGGACCGTCGAGGTGGAACTCGGCGCGCGCCCGACGCCGGGGTCGTCCGACTCCACGCGCTGA
- a CDS encoding DsbA family oxidoreductase: protein MSDTQARERITVYSDYVCPFCYLGRQSLARYQAEREDPLEIDWRPFDLRAGKRGPDGDIDHSADDGKDEAYYEQARENVRRLSEKYDVDLAQEIATDVDSRPAQAASYRVREVEPYETWLAFDEAVFEALWIDGRDVGDAAVLADCAEAAGLDPAVVREALDDESLFARVDDLFRTAQQRGVTGVPTFAYDGHAARGAVPPEQLRRLVEG, encoded by the coding sequence ATGAGCGACACGCAGGCCCGCGAGCGCATCACGGTCTACTCCGACTACGTCTGCCCGTTCTGTTACCTCGGCCGGCAGTCCCTCGCCCGGTATCAGGCCGAGCGCGAGGACCCCCTGGAGATCGACTGGCGACCCTTCGACCTCCGCGCGGGGAAGCGCGGCCCCGACGGCGATATCGACCACTCGGCCGACGACGGGAAAGACGAGGCGTACTACGAGCAGGCCCGGGAGAACGTCCGCCGCCTGAGCGAGAAATACGACGTCGACCTGGCCCAGGAGATCGCGACCGACGTGGACTCCCGGCCGGCACAGGCCGCCTCCTACCGCGTGCGGGAGGTCGAACCCTACGAGACGTGGCTGGCGTTCGACGAGGCGGTCTTCGAGGCGCTGTGGATCGACGGCCGGGACGTCGGCGACGCCGCGGTCCTCGCGGACTGCGCCGAGGCCGCGGGCCTCGATCCGGCGGTCGTCCGCGAGGCCCTCGACGACGAGTCGCTGTTCGCACGGGTCGACGACCTGTTCCGGACGGCCCAGCAGCGGGGCGTCACCGGGGTGCCGACGTTCGCGTACGACGGCCACGCGGCGCGGGGTGCGGTCCCGCCCGAGCAGTTGCGGCGGCTGGTCGAGGGGTGA
- a CDS encoding halocyanin domain-containing protein gives MSEPERLTRRSVVLSTSALALGGLTALAGCSGGSGGGGGGGSGDEGGGSGGGGGDEGGGSDDGSSDGGGGTATDTAGAGSGDAPAGFDGWFSNVGNYDGVVDETGSGEVTVAVGAQGNGGAYAFDPPAIRISTGTTVVWEWTGKGAQHDVAAEGGAFESDRSTEEGFTFEHTFSSAGTYRYVCTPHRALGMKGAVVVE, from the coding sequence ATGTCCGAACCCGAACGGCTCACGCGTCGGTCGGTCGTACTGTCGACGAGCGCGCTCGCCCTCGGCGGCCTCACCGCCCTGGCCGGGTGTAGCGGCGGGAGCGGCGGTGGCGGTGGCGGTGGCAGTGGCGACGAGGGCGGCGGGAGCGGCGGTGGCGGTGGCGACGAGGGCGGCGGGAGCGACGACGGGAGCAGCGACGGCGGTGGCGGCACCGCCACCGACACCGCCGGGGCCGGCAGCGGCGACGCCCCCGCGGGTTTCGACGGCTGGTTCTCGAACGTCGGCAACTACGACGGGGTCGTCGACGAGACGGGGAGCGGCGAGGTGACCGTCGCCGTCGGCGCCCAGGGCAACGGCGGCGCCTACGCGTTCGACCCGCCGGCGATCCGGATCTCGACGGGGACGACGGTCGTCTGGGAGTGGACCGGGAAGGGCGCCCAGCACGACGTCGCCGCCGAAGGCGGCGCCTTCGAGAGCGACCGCTCCACCGAGGAGGGGTTCACCTTCGAACACACCTTCTCGTCGGCTGGCACCTACCGGTACGTCTGTACGCCCCACCGGGCGCTGGGGATGAAGGGGGCCGTCGTCGTCGAGTGA
- a CDS encoding cryptochrome/photolyase family protein, with translation MRLHWHRTDLRPSDNLALVTGDDDPILPVYVFDPRILTHAAPPRVAFVRDSLAALREWYRARESDLVVVRGEAPAELARLADEHGADAASWAQAYSGLGRRRDDRVADRLADAGVETRVVQDHLHHEPGSITTNDGDPYSVYSYFWKKWRDREKSPSVSAPGADRLADVDAETPIPTLADLGFDDPEATVPPGGYEEARHRLNDFCSGPIYRYEAARDRPAADATSRLSPHLTHGTVGVRTVHDRVVRARETAPDEDAREAVETFRGELAWREFYHHVLYFDPQVVTENYREYENPIEWREDPEALRAWTDGETGYPIVDAGMRQLRAEAWMHNRVRMIVASFLTKDLLIDWREGYDWFRRKLVDHNPANDNGGWQWAASTGTDAQPYFRIFNPMTQGERHDPDAEYIREYVPELRGVDPELIHDWHDLSPARRREAAPDYPAPIVDHGERRERALAMFERARGEDGD, from the coding sequence ATGCGCCTCCACTGGCACCGGACGGACCTCCGCCCCTCGGACAACCTGGCCCTGGTGACGGGCGACGACGATCCCATCCTTCCGGTGTACGTGTTCGACCCGCGGATCCTGACTCACGCCGCGCCGCCCCGGGTGGCCTTCGTCCGCGACAGCCTCGCCGCCCTCCGGGAGTGGTACCGCGCCCGCGAGAGCGACCTGGTGGTGGTCCGCGGCGAGGCGCCGGCCGAACTCGCCCGTCTCGCCGACGAGCACGGCGCCGACGCGGCGTCGTGGGCGCAGGCCTACTCCGGGCTCGGCCGCCGGCGCGACGACCGGGTCGCGGACCGCCTCGCCGACGCGGGGGTCGAGACCCGGGTCGTCCAGGACCACCTCCACCACGAACCCGGCTCCATCACCACCAACGACGGCGACCCCTACTCGGTCTACAGTTACTTCTGGAAGAAGTGGCGCGACCGGGAGAAGTCCCCCTCGGTGTCGGCGCCGGGCGCGGACCGCCTCGCCGACGTCGACGCCGAGACGCCCATCCCCACGCTCGCCGACCTGGGCTTCGACGACCCCGAGGCGACGGTTCCCCCGGGCGGGTACGAGGAAGCCCGCCACCGCCTCAACGACTTCTGTTCGGGGCCCATCTACCGGTACGAGGCGGCGCGGGACCGCCCGGCCGCGGACGCCACCTCGCGGCTCTCGCCGCACCTGACCCACGGCACCGTGGGCGTCCGGACGGTCCACGACCGGGTGGTGCGCGCCCGCGAGACGGCGCCCGACGAGGACGCCCGCGAGGCCGTCGAGACGTTCCGCGGCGAACTCGCCTGGCGGGAGTTCTACCACCACGTCCTCTACTTCGACCCCCAGGTGGTGACGGAGAACTACCGCGAGTACGAGAACCCCATCGAGTGGCGCGAGGACCCCGAGGCCCTGCGGGCGTGGACGGACGGCGAGACGGGCTACCCCATCGTCGACGCCGGGATGCGCCAGTTGCGCGCGGAGGCGTGGATGCACAACCGCGTGCGGATGATCGTCGCCTCCTTCCTGACGAAGGACCTCCTGATCGACTGGCGGGAGGGGTACGACTGGTTCCGGCGGAAGCTCGTCGACCACAACCCCGCGAACGACAACGGCGGCTGGCAGTGGGCCGCCTCCACGGGGACGGACGCCCAGCCCTACTTCCGCATCTTCAACCCCATGACGCAGGGGGAGCGCCACGACCCCGACGCCGAGTACATCCGGGAGTACGTCCCCGAACTCCGGGGCGTCGATCCGGAGCTGATCCACGACTGGCACGACCTGTCGCCGGCGCGGCGCCGGGAGGCGGCGCCCGACTACCCGGCACCGATCGTCGACCACGGCGAGCGACGGGAGCGGGCGCTCGCGATGTTCGAACGGGCGCGCGGCGAGGACGGGGACTGA
- a CDS encoding aldo/keto reductase encodes MTREAVTVGDVDVPAVGLGTWRLRGDDCRRAVETALELGYRHVDTAQAYDNERQVGTAIEGSSVDREDVFLTTKLDGGNRSREAVHRSVDRSLDRLDTDYLDLLLIHWPNGRPPFSPVRLPGATPLSETLAAMADLVADGRVRRIGVSNVGVRGLDEARSLSDVPIFANQVGFNPYLERRNLLSYCRRHDVLLTAYSPLCHGGVLDDEVLAAVGRTYGKTAAQVAIRWVVQHEGVRAIPKATGRDHLRANLDVFDFELTEAEMERIRRPSKLRALAAAARSRLSG; translated from the coding sequence ATGACGCGCGAAGCCGTGACCGTCGGCGACGTCGACGTGCCCGCGGTCGGACTCGGCACGTGGCGCCTGCGCGGCGACGACTGCCGTCGGGCCGTGGAGACGGCGCTCGAACTGGGGTACCGACACGTCGACACCGCGCAGGCGTACGACAACGAACGACAGGTCGGCACCGCGATCGAGGGGAGTTCGGTCGACCGCGAGGACGTCTTCCTGACGACGAAACTCGACGGGGGCAACCGGAGCCGCGAGGCCGTCCACCGCTCGGTCGACCGGAGCCTCGACCGACTCGACACCGACTACCTCGACCTCCTCCTGATCCACTGGCCGAACGGCAGACCGCCGTTCTCGCCGGTTCGCCTGCCCGGCGCCACCCCACTTTCGGAGACGCTCGCGGCGATGGCCGACCTGGTCGCCGACGGCCGGGTCCGCCGGATCGGCGTCTCGAACGTCGGAGTCCGCGGCCTCGACGAGGCGCGGTCGCTCTCGGACGTGCCCATCTTCGCGAACCAGGTGGGGTTCAACCCCTATCTGGAGCGGCGGAACCTCCTGTCGTACTGTCGCCGGCACGACGTCCTCCTGACCGCCTACAGCCCCCTGTGTCACGGGGGCGTCCTCGACGACGAGGTGCTCGCGGCGGTCGGCCGGACGTACGGCAAGACCGCGGCACAGGTGGCGATCCGGTGGGTCGTCCAGCACGAGGGCGTCCGGGCGATTCCGAAGGCGACGGGCCGCGACCACCTCCGGGCGAACCTCGACGTGTTCGACTTCGAACTGACGGAGGCGGAGATGGAGCGGATCCGGCGGCCGTCGAAACTGCGGGCGCTCGCGGCGGCCGCCCGCTCGCGGCTGTCGGGCTGA
- a CDS encoding DUF7331 family protein, whose translation MENRPRSVRTAREPDPPDLDRYAGYDDGDERVVCDRRDARAWIRSDTVVTLDP comes from the coding sequence ATGGAGAACCGACCCCGGTCGGTCCGGACGGCTCGCGAGCCCGACCCCCCCGACCTCGACCGGTACGCCGGCTACGACGACGGCGACGAGCGCGTCGTCTGTGACCGGCGGGACGCCCGGGCGTGGATCCGATCCGACACGGTCGTCACGCTCGATCCCTAG
- a CDS encoding NADH dehydrogenase subunit — MSLPRLDGATTPELATTIRNAGVAGAGGSGFPTYAKWRRLDDADHLLVNHQESEPVYYMDKWLGRERAAEFATLFDALLESAFETVVVAPKLTDRDWLRPLEAAADATVYLPEDLPLDADAESGVVFAYTGDRYEYGMESVLLRVVDGTVLAGEDLPMDHGWIVQNVETLANLHRALDSGTPVTRKYVHVAGDVPRHRFLDVPVGTPAGRLLDAAGLPVEAVPDDQLLLEGGPGWCFRVDGPPETLRVTKRTNGVLVVDRETAAGHTLGADRIDVLDARDWAGDHESTPSGLDPDTVHVPLVSNPSLGPVSAADPIVSPGDRVARGEMIATPGDGISNAHHATLDGVVTAVDEAHVTIRAGAARDRA; from the coding sequence ATGAGTCTCCCTCGCCTCGACGGGGCGACGACCCCCGAACTCGCCACGACGATCCGGAACGCCGGCGTCGCGGGAGCGGGCGGTAGCGGCTTCCCGACGTACGCGAAGTGGCGGCGACTGGACGACGCGGATCACCTCCTGGTCAACCACCAGGAGAGCGAACCGGTCTACTACATGGACAAGTGGCTCGGCCGCGAGCGGGCGGCCGAGTTCGCGACCCTGTTCGACGCGCTGCTGGAGTCGGCCTTCGAAACCGTCGTCGTCGCCCCCAAACTGACGGATCGGGACTGGCTTCGCCCGCTCGAAGCCGCGGCGGACGCGACGGTCTACCTGCCGGAGGACCTCCCGCTCGACGCCGACGCGGAGTCGGGCGTCGTCTTCGCGTACACCGGGGACCGGTACGAGTACGGCATGGAGAGCGTCCTCCTCCGGGTCGTCGACGGTACCGTCCTCGCGGGCGAGGACCTCCCCATGGATCACGGCTGGATCGTCCAGAACGTCGAGACGCTGGCGAACCTCCACCGGGCGCTCGATTCGGGGACGCCCGTGACCCGGAAGTACGTCCACGTCGCCGGCGACGTCCCCCGTCACCGCTTTCTCGACGTGCCCGTCGGCACCCCCGCGGGGCGACTGCTCGACGCCGCCGGCCTCCCGGTGGAGGCCGTCCCCGACGACCAGTTGCTCCTGGAGGGCGGTCCGGGCTGGTGTTTCCGGGTGGACGGCCCGCCCGAGACGCTCCGCGTCACGAAGCGCACGAACGGCGTCCTGGTCGTGGACCGGGAGACGGCCGCGGGACACACGCTGGGCGCGGACCGGATCGACGTCCTCGACGCGCGCGACTGGGCGGGCGATCACGAGTCGACGCCCTCGGGGCTCGACCCCGACACCGTCCACGTTCCGCTGGTCTCCAACCCCTCGCTCGGTCCCGTCTCCGCGGCCGACCCCATCGTCTCGCCCGGCGACCGGGTCGCCCGCGGCGAGATGATCGCCACGCCGGGCGACGGCATCAGCAACGCCCACCACGCCACGCTCGACGGCGTCGTCACGGCCGTCGACGAGGCCCACGTCACGATCCGAGCGGGCGCGGCTAGGGATCGAGCGTGA
- a CDS encoding MBL fold metallo-hydrolase has product MTADTDGSGAGAGELAPAALRGRLAAGDPVTLLDVRNREEVERWRIEAPSLTRVHVPYMKFLAAGVSGDVTDLLPAGIREPVVVVCPHGEASAEVADQLVAAGIDAENLAGGMEGWARLYDRTAVAEGDATVYQYRRPASGCLGYAVVAGGEMAVVDPLRAFVDRYRSDAAALGADLAYAVDTHLHADHVSGVRALASATGATPVLPRGAVERGVDDAAAFETVADGDALDVGGVVVEAVALPGHTTGMTGFRVEDAGVLLTGDSLFLTGVARPDLQEGADPEAQARDLHATLTDRLARVPDDTLVAPGHVDAGVDEGPAVARLGDLRDRLAVFGMDETAFVDHATRAGADPANAARIVAINRGREAVDDDEAFELELGPNNCAAG; this is encoded by the coding sequence ATGACAGCCGACACCGACGGGAGCGGGGCGGGCGCCGGGGAACTCGCGCCGGCGGCGCTCCGGGGGCGCCTCGCCGCCGGCGACCCGGTGACGCTGCTGGACGTGCGGAACCGCGAGGAGGTCGAACGCTGGCGCATCGAGGCGCCGTCGCTCACCCGCGTCCACGTGCCCTACATGAAGTTCCTGGCGGCGGGCGTGAGCGGCGACGTGACCGACCTCCTGCCGGCCGGGATACGGGAGCCGGTGGTGGTCGTCTGCCCGCACGGCGAGGCGAGCGCCGAGGTTGCCGACCAGCTCGTCGCGGCCGGCATCGACGCCGAGAACCTCGCCGGCGGGATGGAGGGCTGGGCGCGGCTCTACGACCGGACGGCCGTCGCGGAGGGCGACGCGACGGTCTACCAGTACCGCCGCCCCGCGAGCGGGTGTCTCGGCTACGCCGTCGTCGCCGGCGGCGAGATGGCCGTCGTCGACCCGCTGCGGGCGTTCGTCGACCGCTACCGGAGCGACGCCGCCGCCCTCGGCGCCGACCTGGCCTACGCCGTCGACACGCACCTCCACGCCGACCACGTGAGCGGCGTGCGGGCGCTCGCGTCGGCGACGGGGGCCACGCCCGTCCTGCCGCGGGGCGCGGTGGAGCGCGGCGTCGACGACGCCGCGGCCTTCGAGACGGTGGCCGACGGCGACGCCCTCGACGTCGGCGGGGTGGTCGTCGAGGCCGTCGCCCTCCCGGGACACACGACGGGAATGACCGGGTTCCGGGTCGAGGACGCGGGCGTCCTCCTCACCGGCGACAGCCTCTTTCTCACCGGCGTCGCCCGCCCCGACCTGCAGGAGGGCGCCGACCCCGAGGCCCAGGCCCGGGACCTGCACGCGACGCTCACCGACCGCCTCGCGCGGGTCCCGGACGACACCCTCGTCGCGCCCGGCCACGTCGACGCCGGCGTCGACGAGGGGCCGGCCGTCGCCCGCCTCGGCGACCTGCGCGACCGCCTCGCCGTCTTCGGGATGGACGAGACGGCGTTCGTCGACCACGCCACGCGCGCCGGCGCGGACCCGGCGAACGCCGCACGCATCGTCGCCATCAACCGCGGCCGGGAGGCCGTCGACGACGACGAGGCGTTCGAACTCGAACTCGGGCCGAACAACTGCGCCGCCGGGTGA